One part of the Magallana gigas chromosome 5, xbMagGiga1.1, whole genome shotgun sequence genome encodes these proteins:
- the LOC105319529 gene encoding osmotic avoidance abnormal protein 3 isoform X4, producing MASDGETVKVIVRCRPMNSREKDLKCNTVIGMEGKRGQCSIRNPDDKKAPPKMFTFDGAYFVDSTTENIYNEIAYPLVEGVTEGYNGTIFAYGQTGCGKSFTMQGITDPASQRGVIPRAFDHIFETVSVAESTKFLLHASYCEIYNEEIRDLLGKDAKQKLDLKEHPEKGVYVNGLTMHPVHNVHDCEKIMQKGWSNRAVGATLMNADSSRSHSIFTINIEMVTEDEAGEEHIRAGKLNLVDLAGSERQAKTGATGDRLKEATKINLSLSALGNVISALVDGKSKHIPYRDSKLTRLLQDSLGGNTKTLMVACLSPADNNYDETLSTLRYANRAKNIQNKPKINEDPKDALLRQYQEEIEKLKAMLMGQIPLPEGGLGNIDASKMQKPKKDSESSTREELEEEKQRLREEYDAKLEGMKEEFEREKSDKKKIQQDMLKLRAFYDTKLSSVDGQIAVLPPTSAVLGEVEWQDENGQKPQPGQKVVTQSNQKVVAQSGQKVVTQDGKTAVVASAQAGQQVETSDGKVVVLPPGSQVVTDTESGQQQIITPDGSVVVAASGQTVSVQPPKPAIKTTADGKVIVIDSDGQEVVQQPGIPVVMQDGRTVMVDPKTGRQVVKQTVVVVTPNNQMVNEDGNLVNEKGQLINPQGQVVDAYGRVLTEEELAQANAVAGETKVIIKTVTNTEYIKTTEFVEVEKSAGPESVSGVNLPEGPVVQGKQAVKADGTPADQEYEEGTAIIMGGAPVLEHEGPIAPNSSPTQSNMQDQMKLHQEEAYRRLQELEKQMVGGEKKDDTVAKERRRKRKLFADERKQKLAEAIANMDDDFILLQIYDETQDEVRDKDLEVRKIEAKNESLQREIIDLQSEFQFERIDYLDTIRKQEKDLALLQALLDKVHPCLRRDCNYANMDRIRRECKWDEDEGKWILPRMSINNTALPVAENGFSSAPKMNHSDTEMRTGYEENEAVMPAGRPGEGRNRSRLSNGDVQASMYDEEDRFKDKIMRKDDNSHNYFQGKRASQLLQSNDPINRFNINEVKTAYSLKSPRGSMTNGHKTDDPMSKGLRAAAVHGQLLQEDTMVRKPTRLDALPSVNSKKGKKKKNSLDPL from the exons ATGGCGTCTGATGGTGAAACAGTAAAAGTCATTGTAAGATGTCGACCAATGAATTCAAGAGAAAAGGACTTAAAATGCAACACCGTCATAGGTATGGAAGGCAAAAGAGGTCAATGTTCAATCCGTAATCCTGATGACAAGAAGGCACCGCCAAAGATGTTTACCTTTGATGGGGCATATTTCGTAGACTCTACAACAGAGAATATTTACAACGAAATAGCTTATCCATTAGTAGAG GGTGTGACAGAAGGATATAATGGAACAATTTTTGCATATGGTCAAACTGGTTGTGGGAAGTCTTTCACCATGCAGGGTATAACAGATCCTGCCTCCCAAAGAGGAGTTATTCCAAG aGCTTTCGATCATATATTTGAAACAGTCTCTGTAGCAGAAAGTACCAAATTTTTACTCCATGCATCATACTGTGAAATTTACAATGAGGAAATTCGTGATCTTCTTGGGAAAGACGCAAAACAAAAACTGGACCTAAAAGAACACCCGGAAAAGGGAGTCTATGTCAATG gactCACAATGCACCCAGTACACAACGTCCATGACTGTGAGAAGATCATGCAGAAGGGTTGGTCAAACAGAGCGGTGGGAGCCACTCTGATGAATGCTGACTCTTCGAGGAGCCACTCAATTTTCACCATCAACATCGAGATGGTGACCGAGGATGAAGCCGGGGAGGAACACATCAGAGCGGGGAAACTAAATCTTGTCGACTTGGCAGGAAGCGAACGGCAGGCTAAAACAG gTGCAACTGGTGACAGACTGAAAGAGGCAACCAAAATCAACCTGTCCCTGTCTGCCCTGGGTAATGTAATCTCTGCCCTGGTCGACGGCAAATCCAAACACATCCCGTACAGAGACTCCAAATTGACCAGGCTTCTGCAGGACTCACTGGGAGGCAACACCAAAACTCTGATGGTGGCCTGTCTGTCTCCCGCGGACAACAACTACGATGAGACCCTGAGCACGCTCCGTTATGCCAACCGTGCCAAGAACATCCAGAACAAACCCAAGATCAACGAGGATCCGAAGGATGCCCTACTGAGACAGTACCAGGAGGAGATCGAGAAGCTGAAGGCCATGTTGATGGGGCAGATCCCACTGCCAGAGGGAGGGCTGGGTAACATCG ATGCCTCCAAAATGCAGAAACCCAAAAAAGATTCTGAATCATCAACAAGAGAAGAACTTGAGGAAGAAAAACAGAGATTACGAGAG GAATATGATGCAAAACTTGAAGGAATGAAGGAAGAGTTTGAAAGAGAGAAAAGTGATAAGAAGAAAATCCAGCAGGATATGCTGAAGCTTCGAGCGTTTTACGACACCAAATTGTCCTCGGTGGATGGCCAGATTGCTGTGTTACCCCCAACATCTGCAG TACTAGGAGAGGTAGAATGGCAGGATGAGAACGGGCAGA AGCCCCAGCCTGGACAAAAAGTGGTGACACAGTCTAATCAAAAAGTGGTTGCTCAGTCTGGACAAAAAGTGGTAACTCAAGATGGTAAAACTGCTGTGGTTGCATCAGCTCAAGCTGGCCAGCAAGTGGAGACAAGTGATGGTAAAGTGGTTGTTCTACCACCTGGAAGTCAAGTGGTAACAGACACAGAGAGTGGGCAACAACAGATAATCACTCCTGATGGCTCAGTGGTAGTGGCAGCCAGTGGACAGACAGTATCCGTACAGCCCCCTAAGCCGGCGATCAAAACCACTGCTGACGGTAAGGTGATCGTCATTGACTCGGATGGACAAGAAGTCGTTCAGCAGCCTGGTATACCGGTGGTAATGCAGGATGGGCGAACAGTGATGGTTGATCCAAAAACGGGTAGGCAAGTGGTGAAGCAGACAGTGGTAGTGGTCACGCCCAACAACCAGATGGTTAATGAGGACGGCAATCTAGTCAACGAGAAAGGTCAGCTGATCAACCCTCAGGGCCAGGTAGTGGATGCTTATGGGCGGGTTTTGACAGAGGAGGAGCTGGCTCAAGCCAATGCTGTTGCTGGGGAGACAAAG GTGATAATCAAGACAGTCACAAACACAGAGTACATCAAGACTACAGAGTTTGTGGAGGTGGAGAAGTCCGCAGGCCCGGAATCTGTGTCAGGGGTCAATCTACCCGAGGGACCAG TAGTTCAAGGAAAACAGGCTGTAAAAGCTGATGGGACACCA GCGGACCAGGAATATGAGGAGGGTACCGCTATAATCATGGGCGGGGCCCCGGTACTGGAACATGAGGGCCCCATAGCACCTAACTCCTCCCCCACCCAGTCCAACATGCAGGACCAGATGAAGCTTCACCAAGAGGAGGCCTACAGGAG ATTACAAGAACTAGAGAAGCAGATGGTAGGAGGAGAGAAGAAAGATGATACTGTGGCCAAGGAAAGACGAAGGAAGAGGAAACTGTTTGCTGATGAGAGAAAGCAGAAACTTGCAG AGGCCATTGCCAACATGGATGATGATTTTATCCTGCTGCAGATTTATGATGAAACTCAGGATGAAGTCCGAGATAAAGATTTAGAAGTCAGGAAAATAGAAGCAAAG AATGAAAGCTTGCAGAGAGAAATAATAGATCTGCAGTCGGAGTTTCAGTTCGAGAGAATCGACTACTTGGACACCATCCGGAAACAAGAGAAGGACCTCGCCCTACTCCAGGCTCTGCTGGACAAGGTCCACCCGTGTCTAAGGAGGGACTGCAATTACGCCAACATGGACAGGATTAGGAGGGAATGCAAGTGGGACGAGGACGAGGGAAAATGGATCCTACCGCGAATGTCTATCAATAACACGGCCCTGCCTGTAGCTG AAAACGGATTCAGTTCTGCACCCAAAATGAATCATAGCg ataCAGAAATGAGAACAGGATATGAAGAAAATG AGGCCGTAATGCCAGCTGGTCGGCCAGGCGAGGGAAGAAATCGATCAAGGCTGTCTAACGGTGATGTCCAAGCCAGCATGTACGACGAGGAAGACCGCTTCAAAGAT aAAATAATGAGGAAGGACGATAACTCACACAATTATTTCCAAGGAAAACGAGCAAGTCAGCTTCTCCAGTCTAACGACCCAATCAACAGATTCA ATATAAACGAAGTGAAGACAGCATACAGCTTAAAGAGTCCACGGGGGTCGATGACCAATGGTCACAAGACTGATGACCCGATGAGTAAGGGCCTCCGCGCTGCCGCTGTTCACGGTCAGCTGCTGCAGGAGGACACTATGGTCAGGAAACCCACTCGCCTCGATGCGCTGCCCTCGGTCAACTCCAAGAAAggcaaaaagaagaaaaattccCTGGACCCTTTGTGA
- the LOC105319529 gene encoding osmotic avoidance abnormal protein 3 isoform X5 — protein MASDGETVKVIVRCRPMNSREKDLKCNTVIGMEGKRGQCSIRNPDDKKAPPKMFTFDGAYFVDSTTENIYNEIAYPLVEGVTEGYNGTIFAYGQTGCGKSFTMQGITDPASQRGVIPRAFDHIFETVSVAESTKFLLHASYCEIYNEEIRDLLGKDAKQKLDLKEHPEKGVYVNGLTMHPVHNVHDCEKIMQKGWSNRAVGATLMNADSSRSHSIFTINIEMVTEDEAGEEHIRAGKLNLVDLAGSERQAKTGATGDRLKEATKINLSLSALGNVISALVDGKSKHIPYRDSKLTRLLQDSLGGNTKTLMVACLSPADNNYDETLSTLRYANRAKNIQNKPKINEDPKDALLRQYQEEIEKLKAMLMGQIPLPEGGLGNIDASKMQKPKKDSESSTREELEEEKQRLREEYDAKLEGMKEEFEREKSDKKKIQQDMLKLRAFYDTKLSSVDGQIAVLPPTSAVLKLDEDVFSSGTEPQPGQKVVTQSNQKVVAQSGQKVVTQDGKTAVVASAQAGQQVETSDGKVVVLPPGSQVVTDTESGQQQIITPDGSVVVAASGQTVSVQPPKPAIKTTADGKVIVIDSDGQEVVQQPGIPVVMQDGRTVMVDPKTGRQVVKQTVVVVTPNNQMVNEDGNLVNEKGQLINPQGQVVDAYGRVLTEEELAQANAVAGETKVIIKTVTNTEYIKTTEFVEVEKSAGPESVSGVNLPEGPVVQGKQAVKADGTPADQEYEEGTAIIMGGAPVLEHEGPIAPNSSPTQSNMQDQMKLHQEEAYRRLQELEKQMVGGEKKDDTVAKERRRKRKLFADERKQKLAEAIANMDDDFILLQIYDETQDEVRDKDLEVRKIEAKNESLQREIIDLQSEFQFERIDYLDTIRKQEKDLALLQALLDKVHPCLRRDCNYANMDRIRRECKWDEDEGKWILPRMSINNTALPVAENGFSSAPKMNHSDTEMRTGYEENEAVMPAGRPGEGRNRSRLSNGDVQASMYDEEDRFKDKIMRKDDNSHNYFQGKRASQLLQSNDPINRFNINEVKTAYSLKSPRGSMTNGHKTDDPMSKGLRAAAVHGQLLQEDTMVRKPTRLDALPSVNSKKGKKKKNSLDPL, from the exons ATGGCGTCTGATGGTGAAACAGTAAAAGTCATTGTAAGATGTCGACCAATGAATTCAAGAGAAAAGGACTTAAAATGCAACACCGTCATAGGTATGGAAGGCAAAAGAGGTCAATGTTCAATCCGTAATCCTGATGACAAGAAGGCACCGCCAAAGATGTTTACCTTTGATGGGGCATATTTCGTAGACTCTACAACAGAGAATATTTACAACGAAATAGCTTATCCATTAGTAGAG GGTGTGACAGAAGGATATAATGGAACAATTTTTGCATATGGTCAAACTGGTTGTGGGAAGTCTTTCACCATGCAGGGTATAACAGATCCTGCCTCCCAAAGAGGAGTTATTCCAAG aGCTTTCGATCATATATTTGAAACAGTCTCTGTAGCAGAAAGTACCAAATTTTTACTCCATGCATCATACTGTGAAATTTACAATGAGGAAATTCGTGATCTTCTTGGGAAAGACGCAAAACAAAAACTGGACCTAAAAGAACACCCGGAAAAGGGAGTCTATGTCAATG gactCACAATGCACCCAGTACACAACGTCCATGACTGTGAGAAGATCATGCAGAAGGGTTGGTCAAACAGAGCGGTGGGAGCCACTCTGATGAATGCTGACTCTTCGAGGAGCCACTCAATTTTCACCATCAACATCGAGATGGTGACCGAGGATGAAGCCGGGGAGGAACACATCAGAGCGGGGAAACTAAATCTTGTCGACTTGGCAGGAAGCGAACGGCAGGCTAAAACAG gTGCAACTGGTGACAGACTGAAAGAGGCAACCAAAATCAACCTGTCCCTGTCTGCCCTGGGTAATGTAATCTCTGCCCTGGTCGACGGCAAATCCAAACACATCCCGTACAGAGACTCCAAATTGACCAGGCTTCTGCAGGACTCACTGGGAGGCAACACCAAAACTCTGATGGTGGCCTGTCTGTCTCCCGCGGACAACAACTACGATGAGACCCTGAGCACGCTCCGTTATGCCAACCGTGCCAAGAACATCCAGAACAAACCCAAGATCAACGAGGATCCGAAGGATGCCCTACTGAGACAGTACCAGGAGGAGATCGAGAAGCTGAAGGCCATGTTGATGGGGCAGATCCCACTGCCAGAGGGAGGGCTGGGTAACATCG ATGCCTCCAAAATGCAGAAACCCAAAAAAGATTCTGAATCATCAACAAGAGAAGAACTTGAGGAAGAAAAACAGAGATTACGAGAG GAATATGATGCAAAACTTGAAGGAATGAAGGAAGAGTTTGAAAGAGAGAAAAGTGATAAGAAGAAAATCCAGCAGGATATGCTGAAGCTTCGAGCGTTTTACGACACCAAATTGTCCTCGGTGGATGGCCAGATTGCTGTGTTACCCCCAACATCTGCAG tGCTAAAATTGGATGAGGATGTGTTTTCCAGTGGTACGG AGCCCCAGCCTGGACAAAAAGTGGTGACACAGTCTAATCAAAAAGTGGTTGCTCAGTCTGGACAAAAAGTGGTAACTCAAGATGGTAAAACTGCTGTGGTTGCATCAGCTCAAGCTGGCCAGCAAGTGGAGACAAGTGATGGTAAAGTGGTTGTTCTACCACCTGGAAGTCAAGTGGTAACAGACACAGAGAGTGGGCAACAACAGATAATCACTCCTGATGGCTCAGTGGTAGTGGCAGCCAGTGGACAGACAGTATCCGTACAGCCCCCTAAGCCGGCGATCAAAACCACTGCTGACGGTAAGGTGATCGTCATTGACTCGGATGGACAAGAAGTCGTTCAGCAGCCTGGTATACCGGTGGTAATGCAGGATGGGCGAACAGTGATGGTTGATCCAAAAACGGGTAGGCAAGTGGTGAAGCAGACAGTGGTAGTGGTCACGCCCAACAACCAGATGGTTAATGAGGACGGCAATCTAGTCAACGAGAAAGGTCAGCTGATCAACCCTCAGGGCCAGGTAGTGGATGCTTATGGGCGGGTTTTGACAGAGGAGGAGCTGGCTCAAGCCAATGCTGTTGCTGGGGAGACAAAG GTGATAATCAAGACAGTCACAAACACAGAGTACATCAAGACTACAGAGTTTGTGGAGGTGGAGAAGTCCGCAGGCCCGGAATCTGTGTCAGGGGTCAATCTACCCGAGGGACCAG TAGTTCAAGGAAAACAGGCTGTAAAAGCTGATGGGACACCA GCGGACCAGGAATATGAGGAGGGTACCGCTATAATCATGGGCGGGGCCCCGGTACTGGAACATGAGGGCCCCATAGCACCTAACTCCTCCCCCACCCAGTCCAACATGCAGGACCAGATGAAGCTTCACCAAGAGGAGGCCTACAGGAG ATTACAAGAACTAGAGAAGCAGATGGTAGGAGGAGAGAAGAAAGATGATACTGTGGCCAAGGAAAGACGAAGGAAGAGGAAACTGTTTGCTGATGAGAGAAAGCAGAAACTTGCAG AGGCCATTGCCAACATGGATGATGATTTTATCCTGCTGCAGATTTATGATGAAACTCAGGATGAAGTCCGAGATAAAGATTTAGAAGTCAGGAAAATAGAAGCAAAG AATGAAAGCTTGCAGAGAGAAATAATAGATCTGCAGTCGGAGTTTCAGTTCGAGAGAATCGACTACTTGGACACCATCCGGAAACAAGAGAAGGACCTCGCCCTACTCCAGGCTCTGCTGGACAAGGTCCACCCGTGTCTAAGGAGGGACTGCAATTACGCCAACATGGACAGGATTAGGAGGGAATGCAAGTGGGACGAGGACGAGGGAAAATGGATCCTACCGCGAATGTCTATCAATAACACGGCCCTGCCTGTAGCTG AAAACGGATTCAGTTCTGCACCCAAAATGAATCATAGCg ataCAGAAATGAGAACAGGATATGAAGAAAATG AGGCCGTAATGCCAGCTGGTCGGCCAGGCGAGGGAAGAAATCGATCAAGGCTGTCTAACGGTGATGTCCAAGCCAGCATGTACGACGAGGAAGACCGCTTCAAAGAT aAAATAATGAGGAAGGACGATAACTCACACAATTATTTCCAAGGAAAACGAGCAAGTCAGCTTCTCCAGTCTAACGACCCAATCAACAGATTCA ATATAAACGAAGTGAAGACAGCATACAGCTTAAAGAGTCCACGGGGGTCGATGACCAATGGTCACAAGACTGATGACCCGATGAGTAAGGGCCTCCGCGCTGCCGCTGTTCACGGTCAGCTGCTGCAGGAGGACACTATGGTCAGGAAACCCACTCGCCTCGATGCGCTGCCCTCGGTCAACTCCAAGAAAggcaaaaagaagaaaaattccCTGGACCCTTTGTGA
- the LOC105319529 gene encoding osmotic avoidance abnormal protein 3 isoform X8: MASDGETVKVIVRCRPMNSREKDLKCNTVIGMEGKRGQCSIRNPDDKKAPPKMFTFDGAYFVDSTTENIYNEIAYPLVEGVTEGYNGTIFAYGQTGCGKSFTMQGITDPASQRGVIPRAFDHIFETVSVAESTKFLLHASYCEIYNEEIRDLLGKDAKQKLDLKEHPEKGVYVNGLTMHPVHNVHDCEKIMQKGWSNRAVGATLMNADSSRSHSIFTINIEMVTEDEAGEEHIRAGKLNLVDLAGSERQAKTGATGDRLKEATKINLSLSALGNVISALVDGKSKHIPYRDSKLTRLLQDSLGGNTKTLMVACLSPADNNYDETLSTLRYANRAKNIQNKPKINEDPKDALLRQYQEEIEKLKAMLMGQIPLPEGGLGNIDASKMQKPKKDSESSTREELEEEKQRLREEYDAKLEGMKEEFEREKSDKKKIQQDMLKLRAFYDTKLSSVDGQIAVLPPTSAEPQPGQKVVTQSNQKVVAQSGQKVVTQDGKTAVVASAQAGQQVETSDGKVVVLPPGSQVVTDTESGQQQIITPDGSVVVAASGQTVSVQPPKPAIKTTADGKVIVIDSDGQEVVQQPGIPVVMQDGRTVMVDPKTGRQVVKQTVVVVTPNNQMVNEDGNLVNEKGQLINPQGQVVDAYGRVLTEEELAQANAVAGETKVIIKTVTNTEYIKTTEFVEVEKSAGPESVSGVNLPEGPVVQGKQAVKADGTPADQEYEEGTAIIMGGAPVLEHEGPIAPNSSPTQSNMQDQMKLHQEEAYRRLQELEKQMVGGEKKDDTVAKERRRKRKLFADERKQKLAEAIANMDDDFILLQIYDETQDEVRDKDLEVRKIEAKNESLQREIIDLQSEFQFERIDYLDTIRKQEKDLALLQALLDKVHPCLRRDCNYANMDRIRRECKWDEDEGKWILPRMSINNTALPVAENGFSSAPKMNHSDTEMRTGYEENEAVMPAGRPGEGRNRSRLSNGDVQASMYDEEDRFKDKIMRKDDNSHNYFQGKRASQLLQSNDPINRFNINEVKTAYSLKSPRGSMTNGHKTDDPMSKGLRAAAVHGQLLQEDTMVRKPTRLDALPSVNSKKGKKKKNSLDPL; this comes from the exons ATGGCGTCTGATGGTGAAACAGTAAAAGTCATTGTAAGATGTCGACCAATGAATTCAAGAGAAAAGGACTTAAAATGCAACACCGTCATAGGTATGGAAGGCAAAAGAGGTCAATGTTCAATCCGTAATCCTGATGACAAGAAGGCACCGCCAAAGATGTTTACCTTTGATGGGGCATATTTCGTAGACTCTACAACAGAGAATATTTACAACGAAATAGCTTATCCATTAGTAGAG GGTGTGACAGAAGGATATAATGGAACAATTTTTGCATATGGTCAAACTGGTTGTGGGAAGTCTTTCACCATGCAGGGTATAACAGATCCTGCCTCCCAAAGAGGAGTTATTCCAAG aGCTTTCGATCATATATTTGAAACAGTCTCTGTAGCAGAAAGTACCAAATTTTTACTCCATGCATCATACTGTGAAATTTACAATGAGGAAATTCGTGATCTTCTTGGGAAAGACGCAAAACAAAAACTGGACCTAAAAGAACACCCGGAAAAGGGAGTCTATGTCAATG gactCACAATGCACCCAGTACACAACGTCCATGACTGTGAGAAGATCATGCAGAAGGGTTGGTCAAACAGAGCGGTGGGAGCCACTCTGATGAATGCTGACTCTTCGAGGAGCCACTCAATTTTCACCATCAACATCGAGATGGTGACCGAGGATGAAGCCGGGGAGGAACACATCAGAGCGGGGAAACTAAATCTTGTCGACTTGGCAGGAAGCGAACGGCAGGCTAAAACAG gTGCAACTGGTGACAGACTGAAAGAGGCAACCAAAATCAACCTGTCCCTGTCTGCCCTGGGTAATGTAATCTCTGCCCTGGTCGACGGCAAATCCAAACACATCCCGTACAGAGACTCCAAATTGACCAGGCTTCTGCAGGACTCACTGGGAGGCAACACCAAAACTCTGATGGTGGCCTGTCTGTCTCCCGCGGACAACAACTACGATGAGACCCTGAGCACGCTCCGTTATGCCAACCGTGCCAAGAACATCCAGAACAAACCCAAGATCAACGAGGATCCGAAGGATGCCCTACTGAGACAGTACCAGGAGGAGATCGAGAAGCTGAAGGCCATGTTGATGGGGCAGATCCCACTGCCAGAGGGAGGGCTGGGTAACATCG ATGCCTCCAAAATGCAGAAACCCAAAAAAGATTCTGAATCATCAACAAGAGAAGAACTTGAGGAAGAAAAACAGAGATTACGAGAG GAATATGATGCAAAACTTGAAGGAATGAAGGAAGAGTTTGAAAGAGAGAAAAGTGATAAGAAGAAAATCCAGCAGGATATGCTGAAGCTTCGAGCGTTTTACGACACCAAATTGTCCTCGGTGGATGGCCAGATTGCTGTGTTACCCCCAACATCTGCAG AGCCCCAGCCTGGACAAAAAGTGGTGACACAGTCTAATCAAAAAGTGGTTGCTCAGTCTGGACAAAAAGTGGTAACTCAAGATGGTAAAACTGCTGTGGTTGCATCAGCTCAAGCTGGCCAGCAAGTGGAGACAAGTGATGGTAAAGTGGTTGTTCTACCACCTGGAAGTCAAGTGGTAACAGACACAGAGAGTGGGCAACAACAGATAATCACTCCTGATGGCTCAGTGGTAGTGGCAGCCAGTGGACAGACAGTATCCGTACAGCCCCCTAAGCCGGCGATCAAAACCACTGCTGACGGTAAGGTGATCGTCATTGACTCGGATGGACAAGAAGTCGTTCAGCAGCCTGGTATACCGGTGGTAATGCAGGATGGGCGAACAGTGATGGTTGATCCAAAAACGGGTAGGCAAGTGGTGAAGCAGACAGTGGTAGTGGTCACGCCCAACAACCAGATGGTTAATGAGGACGGCAATCTAGTCAACGAGAAAGGTCAGCTGATCAACCCTCAGGGCCAGGTAGTGGATGCTTATGGGCGGGTTTTGACAGAGGAGGAGCTGGCTCAAGCCAATGCTGTTGCTGGGGAGACAAAG GTGATAATCAAGACAGTCACAAACACAGAGTACATCAAGACTACAGAGTTTGTGGAGGTGGAGAAGTCCGCAGGCCCGGAATCTGTGTCAGGGGTCAATCTACCCGAGGGACCAG TAGTTCAAGGAAAACAGGCTGTAAAAGCTGATGGGACACCA GCGGACCAGGAATATGAGGAGGGTACCGCTATAATCATGGGCGGGGCCCCGGTACTGGAACATGAGGGCCCCATAGCACCTAACTCCTCCCCCACCCAGTCCAACATGCAGGACCAGATGAAGCTTCACCAAGAGGAGGCCTACAGGAG ATTACAAGAACTAGAGAAGCAGATGGTAGGAGGAGAGAAGAAAGATGATACTGTGGCCAAGGAAAGACGAAGGAAGAGGAAACTGTTTGCTGATGAGAGAAAGCAGAAACTTGCAG AGGCCATTGCCAACATGGATGATGATTTTATCCTGCTGCAGATTTATGATGAAACTCAGGATGAAGTCCGAGATAAAGATTTAGAAGTCAGGAAAATAGAAGCAAAG AATGAAAGCTTGCAGAGAGAAATAATAGATCTGCAGTCGGAGTTTCAGTTCGAGAGAATCGACTACTTGGACACCATCCGGAAACAAGAGAAGGACCTCGCCCTACTCCAGGCTCTGCTGGACAAGGTCCACCCGTGTCTAAGGAGGGACTGCAATTACGCCAACATGGACAGGATTAGGAGGGAATGCAAGTGGGACGAGGACGAGGGAAAATGGATCCTACCGCGAATGTCTATCAATAACACGGCCCTGCCTGTAGCTG AAAACGGATTCAGTTCTGCACCCAAAATGAATCATAGCg ataCAGAAATGAGAACAGGATATGAAGAAAATG AGGCCGTAATGCCAGCTGGTCGGCCAGGCGAGGGAAGAAATCGATCAAGGCTGTCTAACGGTGATGTCCAAGCCAGCATGTACGACGAGGAAGACCGCTTCAAAGAT aAAATAATGAGGAAGGACGATAACTCACACAATTATTTCCAAGGAAAACGAGCAAGTCAGCTTCTCCAGTCTAACGACCCAATCAACAGATTCA ATATAAACGAAGTGAAGACAGCATACAGCTTAAAGAGTCCACGGGGGTCGATGACCAATGGTCACAAGACTGATGACCCGATGAGTAAGGGCCTCCGCGCTGCCGCTGTTCACGGTCAGCTGCTGCAGGAGGACACTATGGTCAGGAAACCCACTCGCCTCGATGCGCTGCCCTCGGTCAACTCCAAGAAAggcaaaaagaagaaaaattccCTGGACCCTTTGTGA